In Gulosibacter molinativorax, a single window of DNA contains:
- a CDS encoding GNAT family N-acetyltransferase, producing MTSDSNKAKPSANATLPAEDTVLEGRHVRLEPLTPEGALELAKALRHPEVFAGGFGGGPAGLPATDEAFADWLLGYTPGVERGRTYVIRLNDDGAAVGTTSLYLADLKQRSVHLGYTAYAPESWGAGLNPDVKRTVLDAVFGGGFHRAVFEVDNLNSRSQAAMRKLGAHHDGTLREHKLRADGTFRDTVVFSILEQEWDGVRAGLLARIPK from the coding sequence ATGACGAGCGATAGCAACAAGGCGAAGCCCTCCGCCAATGCAACGCTGCCGGCCGAGGACACGGTGCTCGAGGGCAGGCACGTACGGCTCGAGCCGCTGACCCCGGAGGGTGCGCTCGAGCTCGCAAAGGCCTTGCGTCATCCCGAGGTGTTCGCGGGCGGTTTCGGCGGCGGGCCCGCCGGGCTCCCGGCGACCGACGAGGCGTTCGCGGACTGGCTGCTCGGATACACGCCCGGCGTCGAACGGGGGCGCACGTACGTCATCCGGCTCAACGACGACGGCGCCGCGGTCGGCACAACGTCGCTGTACCTCGCCGATCTCAAGCAGCGCAGCGTCCACCTCGGCTATACGGCATACGCGCCGGAGTCCTGGGGCGCGGGCCTGAACCCCGACGTCAAGCGCACCGTGCTGGATGCGGTGTTCGGCGGCGGTTTCCACCGCGCGGTCTTCGAGGTGGATAACCTCAACAGCCGCTCGCAGGCAGCGATGCGCAAGCTCGGCGCCCACCACGACGGCACGCTCCGCGAGCACAAGCTGCGCGCCGATGGCACATTCCGCGACACCGTGGTCTTCTCGATCCTTGAGCAGGAATGGGATGGGGTGCGGGCGGGCCTGCTCGCCCGCATTCCGAAGTAG
- a CDS encoding PfkB family carbohydrate kinase codes for MTNPPVTFVIAGSEATGGAGVQADLRTLQELGVYGAAALSCIVSFDPKDDWNHRFVPIDAEVIRHQAEAILADWTPASVKIGMLGAVPTIEAVRDILTAAKLPNIVLDPVLICKGQEPGAALDIDNSLRAEVLPLADVLTPNVIEAQILSGIESLDSVADFGEAAKRIADHGAKAVLVKGGVDTPGDQAVDVLWDGSELVEFARPKIGENRVSGAGDSLASGIAAGLAQGQDLHTAVENAKEFVTAGIRRAISAQTPFDVVWQGE; via the coding sequence ATGACCAACCCACCCGTCACCTTTGTCATCGCCGGTTCGGAAGCAACCGGCGGCGCGGGCGTGCAGGCCGACCTGCGCACGCTGCAGGAGCTCGGCGTCTACGGTGCCGCGGCGCTCAGCTGCATCGTGTCGTTTGACCCGAAGGATGACTGGAACCACCGATTCGTGCCGATCGACGCCGAGGTGATTCGCCACCAGGCCGAGGCGATCCTGGCCGACTGGACCCCCGCATCCGTAAAAATCGGGATGCTCGGAGCCGTGCCGACGATCGAGGCGGTTCGCGACATCCTCACCGCGGCGAAGCTGCCGAACATCGTGCTCGACCCGGTGCTGATCTGCAAGGGTCAGGAGCCGGGCGCCGCGCTCGACATCGACAACTCGCTGCGCGCCGAGGTGCTGCCGCTGGCAGATGTGCTGACGCCGAATGTCATTGAGGCGCAGATTCTCTCGGGCATCGAGTCGCTCGACTCGGTGGCCGACTTTGGCGAGGCCGCGAAGCGCATCGCCGACCACGGCGCGAAGGCGGTGCTCGTAAAGGGTGGCGTCGACACGCCGGGCGACCAGGCGGTGGATGTGCTGTGGGACGGCTCGGAGCTCGTCGAGTTCGCGCGTCCCAAGATTGGTGAGAACCGCGTCTCGGGTGCGGGTGACTCGCTCGCGTCGGGCATCGCCGCGGGCCTCGCGCAGGGCCAGGACTTGCACACCGCCGTCGAGAACGCGAAGGAGTTCGTGACTGCGGGCATCCGCCGCGCGATCTCGGCGCAGACCCCGTTCGACGTGGTCTGGCAGGGGGAGTAG
- the ftsH gene encoding ATP-dependent zinc metalloprotease FtsH — MARDAAEEKKPVNSRDGQQGKQNRQQGANQQGNDPKPWRTEGMPEEPQMPEPPKWWAIIVWLLVGWLVLFGFTSVQDAWSNPSATIPYSEFTKQVQDGNVEEVFSRGDTIEGSLIQAADIPDDSGNRQYQYFTTERPTFAQDDLLAQLENKDVVVSATPLVQERGTFWNIIISLLPMLIIFGLWFWIIRRAQKNAGELMGGAGAGGAGGMFGGGKKSKRVDPEKVRVTFDDVAGIDEVEAEVYEIVDFLKNPEKYTRLGAKAPKGVLLEGAPGTGKTLLARATAGEADVPFFSASASEFIEMIVGVGAQRVRELFEEARKVAPAIIFIDEIDTIGRSRSSSRSMGGNDEREQTLNQILTEMDGFDGSEGVVVIAATNRADVLDDALTRAGRFDRKITVSAPDAKGREQILQVHTRNKPLADDVDLMQVAKVTPGLTGADLANLANEAAILAAKREDTHLHASDFSNALEKIQLGAERGIVMPEEEKLRTAYHEAGHALLGMLRPGADPVRKISIIPRGRALGVTVSTPESDRYGYDVDYLRGRIMGALGGMAAEEEIFGVITTGAESDLQTVTNIARQMVGRWGMSEKVGPVQVYPQDGDPRQSGASERLLELVDEEVRALVVDCYAETRKVLRENRVHHDSLVAALLEKETLDEAEAYEAAGLVHQPARPLLVGAKPGSPGHENKAVPEG, encoded by the coding sequence ATGGCGCGAGATGCCGCTGAAGAAAAGAAACCCGTCAATTCCCGGGACGGACAACAAGGGAAGCAAAACCGCCAGCAGGGCGCGAACCAGCAGGGCAATGATCCGAAGCCTTGGCGCACCGAGGGCATGCCGGAAGAACCGCAGATGCCTGAGCCGCCCAAATGGTGGGCGATCATCGTGTGGCTGCTCGTCGGGTGGCTCGTGCTGTTCGGGTTTACTTCGGTTCAGGATGCGTGGTCCAATCCATCCGCCACGATTCCGTATTCGGAATTCACGAAGCAGGTCCAGGACGGCAACGTCGAAGAGGTCTTCTCGCGTGGTGACACGATCGAGGGTTCGCTCATTCAGGCCGCTGATATTCCAGACGACAGCGGGAATCGCCAGTACCAGTACTTCACGACCGAGCGGCCGACCTTCGCGCAGGATGACCTGCTCGCGCAGCTGGAGAACAAGGACGTCGTAGTCAGCGCGACGCCGCTTGTGCAAGAGCGCGGCACGTTCTGGAACATCATCATCTCGCTGCTGCCGATGCTCATCATCTTCGGACTCTGGTTCTGGATCATCCGCCGCGCGCAGAAGAACGCGGGCGAGCTGATGGGCGGCGCTGGTGCTGGCGGTGCCGGTGGGATGTTCGGGGGCGGCAAGAAGTCGAAGCGAGTCGACCCGGAAAAGGTGCGCGTCACGTTCGACGACGTCGCCGGTATCGACGAGGTCGAGGCCGAGGTCTACGAGATCGTCGACTTCCTCAAGAACCCCGAGAAGTACACGCGGCTCGGTGCGAAGGCACCCAAGGGTGTGCTCCTCGAGGGTGCCCCGGGTACGGGTAAGACGCTTCTCGCGCGCGCGACTGCAGGTGAAGCCGACGTGCCCTTCTTCTCGGCCAGCGCATCCGAGTTCATCGAAATGATCGTGGGCGTCGGCGCGCAGCGAGTGCGCGAGCTGTTCGAAGAGGCGCGCAAGGTCGCCCCCGCGATCATCTTCATCGACGAGATCGACACGATCGGACGCTCCCGCTCGAGCTCGCGTTCGATGGGTGGCAACGACGAGCGCGAGCAGACGCTGAACCAGATCCTGACGGAGATGGACGGCTTCGACGGTTCAGAGGGCGTCGTGGTGATCGCGGCCACGAACCGCGCGGATGTGCTCGACGACGCGTTGACCCGTGCTGGTCGCTTCGACCGAAAGATTACGGTGTCGGCTCCGGATGCGAAGGGTCGCGAGCAGATCCTGCAGGTCCACACGCGCAATAAGCCGCTCGCGGATGATGTCGACCTCATGCAGGTCGCGAAGGTGACGCCCGGCCTGACCGGTGCCGACCTCGCGAACCTCGCGAACGAGGCGGCAATTCTCGCGGCAAAGCGCGAGGACACGCACCTGCACGCATCGGACTTTTCGAACGCGCTCGAGAAGATTCAGCTCGGTGCCGAGCGCGGCATCGTGATGCCCGAGGAAGAGAAGCTGCGGACCGCGTACCACGAGGCCGGGCACGCGCTGCTCGGGATGCTGCGGCCGGGTGCCGACCCGGTGCGCAAGATCTCGATCATCCCGCGCGGTCGTGCACTCGGCGTGACGGTGTCGACGCCCGAATCGGATCGCTACGGCTACGACGTCGACTACCTGCGCGGCCGCATCATGGGCGCGCTCGGTGGCATGGCGGCCGAAGAGGAAATCTTCGGCGTCATTACCACCGGCGCCGAGTCAGACCTTCAGACCGTCACCAACATCGCCCGCCAGATGGTGGGGCGCTGGGGCATGTCCGAGAAGGTCGGTCCCGTGCAGGTCTACCCGCAGGATGGCGACCCGCGCCAGTCCGGCGCATCCGAGCGGCTGCTCGAGCTGGTGGACGAGGAGGTGCGCGCGCTGGTCGTCGACTGCTATGCCGAGACCCGCAAGGTGCTGCGCGAGAACCGTGTGCACCACGACTCGCTTGTCGCGGCGTTGCTCGAGAAGGAGACGCTCGACGAGGCGGAGGCGTACGAGGCCGCGGGGCTCGTGCACCAGCCTGCCCGCCCGCTGCTGGTCGGCGCGAAGCCGGGGTCGCCGGGGCATGAGAATAAGGCCGTGCCGGAAGGGTAA
- a CDS encoding DUF1269 domain-containing protein produces the protein MTETNIIVASFTEESKAYQALSDLKGAGLEGRVNVRTAVLVNRDEEGRLSIPEGEDAVGGTGTWAGSLTGLLLGVLGGPIGMLFGWGGGALVGGAFDARRADRGETVLDQLSQSIPNGGTVVIAEVEEFAVGVVNELVAELGGVVYRRPVEEVLGELEAAEDAYEQGRQEANRIAREERRAERKENFEQRKENLKQKLGIAD, from the coding sequence ATGACTGAGACCAACATCATCGTTGCTTCATTCACGGAAGAGAGCAAGGCGTACCAGGCGCTCAGCGATCTGAAGGGCGCGGGTCTCGAGGGCCGCGTCAACGTCCGCACCGCCGTTCTCGTGAACCGTGACGAGGAAGGTCGCCTGAGCATCCCCGAGGGCGAGGATGCGGTCGGCGGCACCGGCACGTGGGCAGGGAGCCTCACCGGTCTTCTGCTCGGTGTGCTCGGTGGCCCGATCGGCATGCTCTTTGGCTGGGGCGGCGGCGCGCTCGTTGGCGGCGCCTTCGACGCTCGCCGTGCCGACCGTGGCGAGACCGTCCTCGACCAGCTGAGCCAGTCCATCCCGAATGGTGGCACGGTTGTCATCGCCGAGGTGGAGGAATTCGCGGTCGGGGTCGTCAACGAGCTCGTGGCCGAACTCGGCGGCGTCGTGTACCGCCGCCCTGTGGAAGAGGTCCTCGGTGAGCTCGAGGCGGCAGAGGATGCATACGAGCAGGGCCGCCAAGAAGCGAATCGTATTGCGCGCGAGGAGCGCAGGGCCGAGCGCAAGGAGAACTTCGAGCAGCGCAAGGAGAACCTCAAGCAGAAGCTCGGCATCGCCGACTAG